From a region of the Methanolinea sp. genome:
- a CDS encoding HD domain-containing protein, protein MKPGLFPEIAVTFMPGASQVVVMMEPWQIYAIHKAAAIAAQAHDGQYRKDKKIPAIIHPARVAGLVQAFGGGYREVVAAWLHDVIEDTKHGETAVAYGLSSMKLPGDDAIIVYQMITALTRDRSLPEDDQLLDSLDRILQAPPGATLIKICDRIDNVLDMHTLNGDLTHYVRRSAVVLTRLFGSAMQHGYGDAHEKLRLCLELQLPSPPQE, encoded by the coding sequence ATGAAACCCGGTCTGTTCCCGGAAATCGCCGTAACCTTTATGCCGGGTGCATCCCAGGTTGTCGTGATGATGGAGCCCTGGCAGATTTACGCAATCCACAAGGCTGCGGCTATCGCGGCACAGGCACATGACGGGCAGTATCGCAAAGACAAAAAGATACCCGCCATCATCCACCCGGCCCGTGTTGCCGGGCTGGTTCAAGCCTTCGGAGGCGGGTACCGGGAGGTCGTCGCCGCCTGGCTCCACGACGTCATCGAGGATACGAAGCATGGTGAGACCGCGGTGGCCTACGGGCTCTCCTCGATGAAACTTCCCGGCGATGATGCCATCATCGTCTACCAGATGATCACGGCCCTCACCAGGGACCGGTCCCTGCCGGAAGACGACCAGCTCCTGGACTCGCTGGACCGGATCCTCCAGGCCCCTCCGGGGGCAACCCTTATCAAGATCTGCGATCGCATCGACAACGTGCTCGATATGCATACCTTGAACGGCGACCTCACTCACTATGTCCGGAGAAGTGCGGTCGTGCTCACCCGGCTCTTCGGCAGCGCCATGCAGCACGGTTACGGTGATGCCCATGAAAAGCTCCGGCTCTGCCTCGAACTGCAACTACCATCACCCCCGCAGGAGTGA
- a CDS encoding VTT domain-containing protein has protein sequence MIPPDLLSISQILGDVQGTIPLLMETYGIWIYAILFLIIFCETGLVFTPFLPGDSLLFLMGFLAAGGGINVVLLIVILAAAAIIGDSVNYRIGNYFGDRLLRSKRCLVDKRHVTITREYFRKYGKNTIVLARFIPGIRSFAPFVAGIIRMDYPEFLTYNAAGGIFWVGGFVLFGYAVASLPLFRGNQDFFLWAILIITIGMFFFMMIKFRKSMKDCALENQEI, from the coding sequence ATGATCCCCCCGGACCTTCTCTCCATCTCACAGATCCTCGGAGATGTGCAGGGGACGATCCCGCTGCTGATGGAGACCTACGGCATCTGGATCTATGCCATCCTCTTCCTGATCATCTTCTGCGAGACCGGGCTTGTCTTCACGCCGTTTTTGCCTGGCGACTCGCTCCTCTTCCTGATGGGGTTCCTTGCAGCCGGCGGCGGGATCAATGTCGTCCTTCTCATCGTTATCCTTGCCGCTGCAGCCATCATCGGCGACTCGGTGAACTACAGGATTGGTAACTACTTTGGCGACCGCCTGCTCCGCAGCAAGCGGTGCCTGGTCGACAAGCGGCACGTTACCATTACCCGGGAGTACTTCCGGAAGTACGGGAAGAACACCATCGTCCTGGCTCGCTTCATCCCGGGAATCCGGTCGTTTGCCCCGTTCGTCGCTGGCATCATCAGGATGGACTACCCGGAGTTCCTCACCTACAATGCTGCCGGCGGCATCTTCTGGGTCGGCGGTTTTGTACTCTTCGGCTACGCGGTGGCCTCGCTGCCGCTCTTCAGGGGGAACCAGGACTTCTTCCTCTGGGCAATCCTCATCATTACCATCGGGATGTTCTTCTTCATGATGATCAAGTTCCGGAAGAGCATGAAGGATTGTGCCCTTGAAAACCAGGAAATATGA
- a CDS encoding YkgJ family cysteine cluster protein, producing the protein MIIVSERQICRQCGRCCERWGWGQEGMVEDLRPWLEQNRTDILQHVAIRLSDGKRISGNDLAQEDLSRIVRISYWQDATGNMVRKCPFFRRDENKTAWCTIHDVKPRVCREFTPWTWRNTEFYGRCPACREKAP; encoded by the coding sequence GTGATCATCGTGTCGGAACGCCAGATCTGTCGCCAGTGCGGGAGGTGTTGCGAGCGATGGGGATGGGGCCAGGAAGGGATGGTTGAAGACCTCCGGCCCTGGCTTGAACAGAACCGCACAGACATCCTCCAGCATGTCGCAATCCGCCTTTCTGACGGGAAGAGGATCAGCGGGAATGATCTCGCTCAGGAAGACCTGTCCCGCATCGTCCGGATCTCCTACTGGCAGGACGCGACCGGGAACATGGTTCGTAAGTGCCCGTTCTTCCGCCGGGATGAGAACAAAACAGCATGGTGCACCATCCATGATGTCAAGCCCCGGGTGTGCCGGGAGTTCACCCCCTGGACCTGGCGGAATACCGAATTCTACGGCCGATGCCCGGCCTGCCGTGAGAAAGCCCCGTGA
- a CDS encoding PAS domain S-box protein: protein MKPQTKSIALFDDRSPVANAVRLYFQKELGFSVLRVYSRDELSHKMKNTPFDFVICPSRLHLPVPPQAGREKGEPIFLYWHLEHAGDHSRSPLRNALQFEIETLHASLSYTCSPSEPLEEQFQKLSRLLLTIRKYQRDFITFRDDAEILQTIVEDGSAAVLHLVRNRIRWMNREALRVLGRSERELLGSAFSSLFPGDGDYRDALGQVARHRDPGGWGTASCSLARKDGEVVDCTIRIRRLNPMNPDKGSLVFIEDDRDRKRLEGALATYGEKIARNEAKYLEIFRNLNLVVIRTDLSGSITFWNSLAESVFGFSAAAVSGNNIIDTIADPGSRTARDIAVLLYDSGAVRDHTVMHVLENRRMDGTYVWVAWNTLMFRDSSGRASGILWIGQDISDYGPGGDPGGRQASWKEEILDGTDVREEVFDILFHAAIELGRGGRESRKIGTSFLIGDAERVMANSRQCLINAFEGKDTAQRMVQDRETIENIKNLSLMDGAFVIDGSGLVQASSRHLLAPLDDTRVREGHGTRHASVAAMTQITRSVGIVVSESGGTVTIYRGGAMVKEFAV, encoded by the coding sequence ATGAAACCGCAAACAAAATCCATTGCTCTGTTCGATGACCGGTCACCAGTAGCAAACGCGGTCCGGCTCTACTTCCAGAAGGAACTGGGTTTTTCGGTTTTGCGGGTGTATTCCCGGGACGAACTCTCCCATAAGATGAAGAACACCCCCTTTGACTTCGTCATCTGCCCTTCCCGCCTCCACCTTCCCGTCCCCCCGCAGGCCGGAAGGGAAAAGGGGGAACCGATATTCCTGTACTGGCACCTGGAGCATGCCGGGGACCATTCCCGCTCTCCCCTGCGAAACGCCCTCCAGTTCGAGATCGAAACGCTGCACGCTTCTCTCTCTTATACCTGCTCCCCTTCCGAACCGCTGGAGGAACAATTCCAGAAGCTATCGCGGCTGCTCCTGACCATCCGGAAGTACCAGCGTGATTTCATCACGTTCCGGGACGACGCTGAGATCCTCCAGACCATCGTCGAAGACGGTTCGGCTGCAGTCCTCCACCTGGTCCGGAACAGGATCCGGTGGATGAACCGTGAAGCGCTCCGGGTGCTGGGCCGGTCGGAACGCGAACTCCTGGGAAGCGCGTTCTCCTCGCTGTTTCCCGGCGATGGCGATTACCGCGATGCATTGGGACAGGTCGCGAGACACCGCGATCCGGGAGGTTGGGGGACAGCATCCTGTTCCCTCGCCCGGAAAGACGGGGAAGTCGTGGACTGCACCATCCGGATACGGCGGTTAAACCCGATGAATCCCGATAAAGGGTCCCTGGTATTCATAGAGGATGACCGGGACCGGAAACGGCTGGAGGGAGCCCTTGCCACGTACGGGGAGAAGATTGCGCGAAACGAGGCAAAATACCTTGAAATTTTCAGGAACCTGAACCTGGTGGTCATCAGGACCGACCTCTCCGGCTCGATCACCTTCTGGAACAGTCTGGCAGAATCGGTGTTCGGGTTTTCCGCGGCTGCTGTATCCGGGAACAATATCATCGATACTATCGCCGATCCCGGCTCCCGGACCGCACGTGATATCGCTGTCCTCCTCTACGATTCCGGAGCAGTCCGGGATCACACCGTCATGCACGTCCTTGAGAACCGGAGGATGGATGGAACATACGTATGGGTGGCATGGAACACCCTCATGTTCCGTGATTCGTCGGGAAGAGCGTCAGGAATCCTCTGGATAGGCCAGGATATCAGTGATTACGGGCCAGGGGGAGATCCCGGCGGCAGGCAGGCCTCCTGGAAGGAGGAGATCCTGGATGGAACAGATGTCCGTGAGGAGGTATTTGACATCCTTTTCCATGCTGCAATCGAGCTTGGGCGGGGCGGCAGGGAATCGCGCAAGATCGGTACATCGTTCCTCATCGGGGATGCAGAACGGGTGATGGCGAATTCACGACAGTGTTTGATCAATGCCTTTGAAGGGAAGGACACTGCCCAGAGGATGGTCCAGGACCGGGAGACGATCGAGAACATCAAGAACCTCTCCCTCATGGATGGAGCCTTTGTAATCGACGGTTCCGGCCTCGTGCAGGCATCTTCACGCCACCTCCTAGCCCCGCTTGACGATACCAGGGTACGGGAAGGACATGGCACCCGCCACGCCTCGGTTGCGGCAATGACGCAGATAACGCGATCAGTGGGTATCGTTGTCTCGGAAAGTGGGGGGACGGTCACCATCTATCGGGGCGGTGCGATGGTAAAGGAATTTGCGGTATGA